Part of the Xiphophorus couchianus chromosome 2, X_couchianus-1.0, whole genome shotgun sequence genome, TGCAACGAGAATGTCCTGGGATAGTTGTTTGGAAAAGCTGGCGATATCGGCCATAACTCAGACCCCCAGGTAGTGTAAAACGTAATTAAAGCTTCaggtaaaatatttgttaatgtCTTTGTGTTCCTAAAAAACAAGCACTCTACATTCTCCATTTAAGAACATTTTCCTTGAGTTTGTGAATTGGATTGGATTAAGAGCAGAATACTGTGATTGACTTTTATGACTATGTCAGCACCAACGAACAAATTCCTCTTGTTTTCCAACTTGCATCTAGAATGCACTCAACTCAATTAGTATTCATCTCTCACTTCTGAGACAAAttgtaataattaataatcGTTTTCATTTAGCACCTTCAACCAAACTTTTCTACAACTAAGCTCAAGGAGGGAGAAAAACTGTGCTTGGTGATTGGtggttttatttgcaaatgcaataaataatttcagcttAGGGCCCTATTTATGGTCGGACCGGCCCTGCAACCGGCCCTTTTAAACCCCACCACTCATTGGGATGCTGTCTCTGatgtgttttgctgctgcttgCATCTCTGCATAGCCAGATGTTTGAAATACAATCACACTCCAGGACACACAAAATGTCACCTTTAAAGCTAGGCGTTTCTTAGATCTCGTgtttttccatctatttttCTCCTCTTATTGGCTAATGAGGTTAAATAGGCCTGGTGTTAACTGGCCTGAAAATACCAAAGAGACCTTCCGAgccaacacaaaaataaatggaaagacCTCTTCATTCTGCAGCTGTAGTTATCGAAATGCATTCTTAACCCAAATAAAACCCTGATTCAGAGATGCGGAGCTGGACACGTTTAGCACGTCTCTCAGCCTCTCTGACCATATATGGCAAATGACAGCGCGGTGGTGGATGCAAGGTGGCGAGCATCTCTGCGCCTTGTTTCTATCGTCTCCCAGCCGTGCACTCCACCGTGCATGCATATGTCTCGACATGCATTAACATCACCTACATGCACATACGCGctgtgtcaaaaaaaacaacaacacatcgGCTTACCTATGAATTCctcgtcgtcgtcgtcgtcgtccTCTTCCCCGTTCTCCGAATCGATCTGCATGGCCTCGTCAATGAAATTGACCGCTTTCCCAGATCTCGGGGCTGAATTTTGGTCATTGCCAAAGGAGGCCTCTTTGGTCTCGCTGTCCTTCAGCCGGGTGAAGTACTGTAACGCAAACTCGAGCAGATCCCTGGGCTGATTCCGCAACACTTCCACGGTAAAGCTCTGTAACAGCTCCGTCAGTCCCTCAGGAATTTCTATACTCATTCCTGTTTTCAGTCTTTGGATGTGGACAAAACCGGTTTGCTGCGAATTCTACAaaatatctctctctctctctcacacacacacacacaaaaagagacaaaaacagctCCTCCACCCTCCTCCAGATGGAAATAAGGATAACCGAGTGTATAGTCTGGCCACCCTccaagtcagtcagtcagtcagtcagcaaGCCGTCCACAGCGGATCCTCTCTTTTTCTTGAATGAAAATGGCTGTGGATTTTTGGTCCAAGCATCTTCTGCTGCTTCTGGCAACAGGAAACCCACGCATGTGACCCAGGAATCCATGGTAACCACCTATCCAGGGATTGCGTACATGAGCAGCAGCGGCGCAGAAACTGCAGTCAGTCGCAAAATACAAATTATGGGAAAGAGAAGCCGACGTGTTGTCAGACATGGATTTTCACTGGAGGAGGTCAGATCCTGCCGGCAGAACTAGACATCACATCATGCTCACCTGTGTGCGTCTCTTTACATCGGTAATTAAGCTGTtatgttgattttaaatattgtgcaaTTGATAATATGGGAGTTGATTAAATGCATCAGTGCTcaaatttgctgtttttctattttgtttactttttatgcCTAACTCTTGTTATTTTAGGTTGGGAATATGAAACCACACCCTCAAAGAatgtgaggaaaataaaagtaattcaGATTGAAGTTTGCAGTAGTTGTAGGTTTTGTCTAATCCGTGCAGAGTGAAATTATACTTGTCCACTCCACCCACGTCAGAAAAGTGCTCCTTAATGATCTTTATGATGGATATGAGAAATGGGTGGAAGTGGATTTTACCCTGTTGGTTTCTGTGAGAGGACATGTGCTGTCCATGAAGTAAAGCAGAAACTATTTCAACAAAACTCTACCAAGGAGAAAGGTCTGTTATGCAGCTGGAAagaataaagaatatttatccaaaatattacatatatatttgAGCTTGTATGCATTTCTTTaccttttatatttatttacaccccccccccccccaccccccacacacacacatatataacacacacacacacatatatatatatatatagaaatgcAGACATtgagaaaaattcaaataaatcattcaaatcCCAAAGATCTGTGGAGTGGTCTATATTTGGTGTTTAAGATCAAACaagtaaacaataaaagcaaCTAATGTGCAGGAGGGTtaacacaaaattttaaattagcaTGTTGTGCCTAGATactaattatgtagaaaaaaaaataataataagtacAGAGGCAAATCTCGTTATGAAGCCATAGTGCCAGAGAGTTTGGGGACCATCTCGGGAATCACAGGGGTGGAAAAGCAAAAACTCTACTGCAGGAGCGATTAGGACATTGTGACTCTGTGGCAGACACTATATGTCAACGACTTTTTTTATAGAGCAAAAAGCCTGAATAAACTTTGCTGAAACTAtctagtaaaaacatttttaaaaatttactgATTTTAGAGCTTTGATGCAGAAAATTAAAACCTGAGGTATGcacaaatcacacacacacacaacacaaattCTGACTTGAACATGGCACTTTCTCAGTGATCAAAAGTAGCACAAATGTCCTGTCTTTTTAAGTCACAGGGTGATGTATTCCATTACAAAGAGCTTaatgaagtaaaaagaaatactaCCAGAAAGCTTTTAGTAATATAAGGTGAAGCTGTGACAGTACAGCTAATATTACAAGTATCAGTTGGTTTTATAAGTGTATCTAGGCTATACGGGATGCCCCTCCCCTTCTTTTCCCTATATCTGTCATCTTTTATTTAGAAGGCAAGGTATTTTCTCACTCTGGTGAAGATTTTCAATTGTTTCTGCTCGTCTGCCTGTTAACtttctgatgttttattaaagctgcTCTGTGTGTCTCTTTTCTATATATTATATTTACCAAATATCATAGTACACCTATTAAATTAGCTGCGAAAACGCAGAACAAATGTAGGAATTTTTGATATATGTTGAAACTGATCAGGACTAAACATAATTATAGCATTAAGACTGGctaaataaatgtgcatttatataagtgaaatcattttttaaaagacaaaatatctCAAGAATTAAAATGTAGATGTGAACTATACCATATTTAACAAAAGATATTTCAGTGGGAAAGTGTACCAGATCCTGTGTAATATACATGTGCAACCATGCTGAGTTACAGTAATTTGAGTCAACTAGTTTCTGACATAATCCCATCCGTGTTATGGCGCCATCTGCAGGACGTAATATTATACTGCAATGTCTAAGGACAGTTTGTGTTTCCCTTCACAGAGGCGATAACGTCTACAGGGTGTGAGAAATAGTTAATATTttcctaaataataaaaatatgataaagAGGCTGCCAATTTTAATCAACCCCCTTTAAAATATACTGAAGGTGAATGCTATGGTGTCAAAAGCTTGTCACTGTATTAGAGCAGTATGTGATTTCCAGCCatgttgtgctataaaatggcactgccAAGTTAAGTAACCGTGCATGTTACCTtcatttgttgtaaaaatattatatgtcaaacatgacttaaaaaaaaaaatcactgtgtaatttaatgccttgaaattgggcctctgtctctttaagtcCTGTACTATCATCCATAGGCAGACTGTTCTTTCTACATAGCTAAATTTTGTACCCAAGCCCCCGTTTCCCCACAACTTTCCTCAAGTTTCTGTACCGAGAATTAGATGACAGATCAATATCTGTTTCACCCAGACAATGATTACATGGCAtcacaaaaaattatatatatggCATCTCCAAACCAGAGGTGGGTAGTAACTTTACTGCACCAtactttttctatttgcttAATATGATTATGGCTACTCTTCCCCcccaaactgaaataaacaaaagatgtttttaaccaaaaatgtacCAGAGACTTCCTGATTGTACAAACTGTTCTGAAACTTTTTCTGATGTACCTTTTGGAGCTCATGTGAATATACAGTGCATCTTAGGATGTCCTTTGTCATGTTCTGAACTGTTGACATCTACTCCATTTGTTTCACAAGCTGTATGCTGTGAAacagtggaaatattttaaaattgactTTCTGTAAAAATACTAGAATTTGCATACAAATTGtaattttcacagattaaacCAGATATTAAAGTACATACTCTGAACTTAGCTATTTACCTAtagcttttatttcagtaatagtATTAACACTTTAGCAGTTCTACCCACCTCTGCACCAAATATTTGCAGCAAGCCTTAAAACTACACAAACAGTCCTCCGATTTCTCTTTAGATCCATAATTGTAGCTTCTCTAATCCAACCGAGGCAGTTTTGACAAATCTAAAGATTCTGGAAGCATTTTCATGAAAATGCATTACTGTGTCACATTTGGACATCTTTTATGCAAAATGGTTTGGTAGTACTTCACCCCATGGTTTCACTTCTgcattgaaaacacatttttaattatgttttccaaaacaaagcagACCATTAGATTTTTGTGGtaacatttatttgatcaatAGACGGAATTGCATCTTTCCATAAACAGTTCagttaaatattaacaaatttaCAGTCATgaggaatgtaaaaaaaaaaagaaagaaaaaaaaaaaaaaagacacaaaaacccaaacaatgGTCTTCTTAAAAAAAGCCCCATCCCCAGGACCCCACTCAGGATAACATTAAACACAACACCAATGGAACAAGAACTCTAATTTCCAGCTCCATTGTCACATCATCCTTCTCAGTGCTTCACAGTTCATCCTTTGGCTCTGCCTGCAAGGTAAAACAAAGACATGTGAAATCTTTGGCATTCAGAGTCATGAGAACATATTAAGGATGTGAAACGACGCAAAGAAGCCTCACCGtttcgtcatcatcatcatctatAGCTTCTTCATCTTTATCTTCAGACTCTTCTTCTGCTGGCTCCTCTGGCTCTTCCTCAGGTTCTTCTTCAACCTATGGAAAAGACGCCATTTTTAATGGGTACTTTAACAGTCAAgtcattaaattattaatgcaTGGGAGTCAAAATTAGATTAAAAGCCAGTGAACGTGCCTGTTCGTCCAGAGCAACATTCATGCTGAGCCGGAGCATGCGCTCTATTCTGTCTCCGTAAGCTTTTGTGTCGGCCAGCTGGTATCCTGAGCGCAGAGTTGCCGTCTCAAACAGAACCACTGCGAGATCTGATGCGGTCTGGTCCTCGGCATCAGCCTAAAAATGCAAGAAACAAAAGTAGTCAGACGTGGCGTCATATTTTCGTCAAAACCGTTTAACACATTCAATGATGCATCAGTAAGAAGGGTAGATAGAAGCTTACATTGACTCTGTTGAGCATCTGCTTGACAAGGGGATGTTTGGGGTTGATTTCTAGTGTTTTCTTCTGGCTGGCATAATAACTGAGGAACAGACGACAATACACGTGAGCTTCAAGTGGCAATAGGACAGGTTTACAGGCATTTATACATAATTAAAATagctgaaaagtttaaatagaAATTACACAACAAATAGATTCTAATGTTTTGTCAGGGAATTAGATTGTTGTATCACATGTCATGGACAAGATGGTGTTTACTGGACCTTTGGGAACCAACTCCAGTTTAAGTTCACACCATCTCAATTTTCCCAAAGAGAGTTGGTAATGCTTATGGGTCTTTAGGATCCCCAGTAACCTATGTAATTTTTCCTACTAAAGTttgtccttccactcaactttccattaacatTTTTGGATGCAGCGcacttcaaagaaaacaaaaaaactggtttGAACTCTGTGTTGAGTGCATCAGTGTGACTGTTGTACAACAATCATGTAAGGAGTCTTATCCTGTGATTGGTTGGGCCACTacataatattttcaaaataaatatcccTTTTACAATTTATGTCTTGTCAACATTTTAAGACACATTTTAGAGTTTTCACCTatcttaaataaatactttaagtATCCTTCCACTTAATGAATCAATGAGATTTCAGTTGAATTACTGAAAAGCGTTTGACGTCCTTGCATTTTCTGACATGCAGCTGTGTTGACGCTCACTTTGTGGAAATGTCTTTTCCTGTCTGGTAAGCCTGAGCCTTCATGATCCTCTCCATGTTTCCTGACCAGCCGTACTGACTGGCAACCAGAGCGCAGGGCGAGTTGGTCAACCTCTGAGAGAGAACGGCCTTTTCAATCTGTTGAGAAAAGAGGCAAATATTTTGATTATGCGACATTAAAAATGAGCCAAATCCATGATTTCTGTTGGTGTGTGAAGTAACTACAACAACACAGCAAATTTCCAACCTTGTCCTTCAGGGCCTTGTCCTTGAGCCAAGTAGTGAGAGGCTCAAACTCCTTCTCCAGGGCCTCCCTCTTCTCCTTGGCCTTCTCACTTTCCTCAAACTTGACGCCCTCTTTGGCCACATTCTGGAAGCGTTTTCCATCAAACTCTGGCAGCGCCTGAATGCAGTACTCGTCCACAGGCTCCGTCAGGTAAATGACCTCGTAGCCCTTCTTCAGCAGCCTCTCAACGAAGGGAGACGACTCCGCCTGTCAAGACACCGCAGATTATTTCAGCGAGTTTTCTAACACTTCAACACGCTCCAATCCACCACTCTATACCATCGTTACGTACCTccttcctgctggttcctgccATGAAGTAGATTTTGTCCTGCTTCTCCTTCATGCGCTCCACATACTGCTCCAGACTGGACAGGACGGTGTCGCTGTTGGACGTCTGGAAGCGGAGCAGTTTGGCCAGACGGGTTCTGTTGGAGTGGTCCTCGATGACGCCCAGTTTGACATTGGTTCCAAACTCCTTCCAGAACTTTTCGTTGTACTGATCATCTGCAATCTTCTTGATCATGTCCAAAGTCTTACGGACCAGCTTCTTGCGGATGACCTATGGAGTCAggagaaattgttttttaaccaGACTGCTTTCGCCTTTTCATTTAAGGACTGTAGAGACTGAAATGGACTTTGAGATTACCTTGAGCagtttgtgctgctgcagaGTTTCTCTAGACACATTCAGAGGAAGGTCATCAGAGTCAACCTGGCAAAGGAGACCACACTTTGTCTCAGAGGAAGTGATGGTAAAGCAAATCATATAAACCAACCAGCTATCAGCAACTCACCACTCCCTTGACGAAGTTGAGGTATTTGGGCATCATGTCGTTGAAGTCATCTGTGATAAAAACTCTCCTGACAAACAGCTGTGCGACAAAGTTTTGACATGAATCTCAAACTCCTGCATACGTTTTCTCTCCCTCAATTGTTGAAACTAAATTCTGCTTTGTTCGCAAACCTTGATGTAGTCGTTCTTCTTTGAGCCATACTCGTCAAAGAGGCCACGTGGAGCCGAAGTGGGGATGAACAGGATGGACTTGAAGGTAACTTCACCTTCAGCAGTGAAGTGGATGTGAGCCAGGGGGTCGTCACTGTCCTGGTGGGGAGAAAAATGTGACTGGAATTTAACCAGGTCTTTATATAAAAAGGCTTCACACTTGTCTGACAAATGTAGACCGTTCATACCTTCGAGAAGGTCTTATAGAAGGCCTTGTATTCGTCCTCTTCAACCTCCTTGGCCAGTCTCTGCCAGATTGGCTTGATGTCATTCATCAGTTCCCAGTCCCAAACCGTCTTCTCAACCTACCACGTGAATGATGGTTTAAGAAATGGTACAATACTGACTTTTGGTATCCAATCAACCATGacacagcaaaaacattagATCAACAGGtgaggaaaaataagaaaaaaaagaaaagaactggttctggttggaAACTAAATATCCACTTAAGTGCTAGCAGTGTGCATGTACAGTACTCTTTAGTGTCGACATTGTTgggatgtgaaaaaaaatttcaagGAAGTCCAAAAGGTTGGAAACCTCTTGTAAAACCAATGGTCTACCTGAACTTCTGGCATGTACTGTACTGCCACAGTTAGTAATAACTGTGGCATGATGCTAATACATCATTAGCTCAACATGATGCTAAACAGTTCAATATGTCCACTCTAAAGTCCATAACGAAAGATTGTGAAATCCTGTTAAACTGCAGAGGaggctgaacaaaaacaaataggaCAAAACAGCCGTttatattaaggaataatttagCAGCCAACAGTCAATTTGAGCCTTTTACCAATTAAGTTGAACAagtagcatttattttaaatcgactttgtagagaaaaaaaatattttaataagctGATTAGAGTTTCAGATGAGCAAAGCCAGAACAGTTCCAATACAGAGTAAACTTCTCTAACTTCTAGAGTGTTTTAGGGGAGAAAACACTCTAGAAGTACAGCTTAACTAAACTATTATACAACTCAACTTTAAGTTCTTACCTTCTTAGTCTTTGGCTTGTCTttatcctcctcctcttcctctacTTCAGCTTCATCTTCAGAAGTCTCCTTCTCTGTTTCCTCTGCCTCAGCGTCATCATCGATGGGCTCTTCAACCGTCTCAGTCTTACATgtacacaacaaaaaaaccatttgCTCTGTTCTATATTCTACATCAACTTTATAATAGCAGGAGTGAGTATTAGAATTAAATAATCACCTTGCTAGCCCAAACGTAGATGGGAAAGTTGATAAACTGGGAGTATTTCTTCACAAGATTCTTGATGGTTTCAAGTTCAAGGAAGTCTGAGGCCTCCTCCTTCAGGACCagtctgagtttgaaaaaaataaaaataaataaataagaggcGAAACACTCAAGTTCAAGGTTAGTGCAGAATGAGAACTGAAGTAGTGACTATAcaactaataaaatgtttacagagTTATTCGTCAGCCATTAAACTCAATTAACGTACGTAATGGTTGTTCCCCTTCCCAGTGTGTCCTCACGGGGGTCCTCGATGACCGAGAACTGGTTGGAGTCTGACTCCCAGATGTGCTGGGTGTCGTTGTTGTGCTTGGATGTCACAACAACCTTGTCAGCAACAAGGAAAGCAGAATAGAAACCCACTCCAAACTGGCCAATCAGCTCGGACGTAGACTGCCCCTCAGTCTGCATCTCCGTCATCTTGTTGAGGAACTCGCTGGTGCCCGACTTAGCGATGGTGCCCAAGTTTCTCACCAACTCGTCTTTGGTCATTCCGATACCGGTGTCGGTGATGTGGAGCATGTTCTTCTCCTTATCAGACTGTGAACGAGAATGGAGACAGACATGTCACGGGTTTAATTGCTTACATTGTGACAGTTCTGATAATAAAGCAAAGATGTTTAGGTAGTAGCATTTTCCTGCTTCAATCTGGGGggagaaatgtataaaattcaCTCCTGCACTCTCCATGCAATCACATTTGAGGAGACTGAATTGAACATTTTAGcaattttaaacatctttaaaatatatcttaCTGCTTACTTTAATTTTGATGGTGAGCTCCTCATTTGCTGCCAACGCTGATTCATCAGTAAGCGACAACAGCCGGATCTTATCCAGAGCATCTGAGGCATTAGAGATCAACTCCCTGAGGAAGATCTGAAAGACATGAACAGGTGAGCATCCCCCAGACAGTAACCCAAACAGGGTTTCCCCTACCCTCTCCCCTCCTCCTACTAACCTCCTTGTTCTTGTAGAGAGAGTTGATAATGAGCTTCATCATACGATTGACTTCTGCCTGAAAAGCatgtttttcagacttttccCTGAGTTCCTTAATCTGAGAAGCATTCAAACCATCCAGCTGGATAGCCTCCTCCTCCCTGAAGGAAGACAAATACAGAAACGCaagtgaaacaaaacagatttaaaacgTCCATAAACAGAAAGCATTTGGACTCCTtgtttaaagttgcttgtgatggGCATGTTCTCAAGAACTGAGGATCTACAGCAGTAGCTCGAAGCAAGAGGACACTTTCACTGCTCACATGTCTGCCCTGATGTTCCATGTACATAAGCTTGGGGGAGCTGACCTTGAATTTGGGTGATTGTCAGtgtgatcaaaaaaaaaaatggtgtcaGCTTTGGATTTGCAGTAATTCAGAAAAATGAGCAAAGCTGTTGCTTAAAGTCACAATATTCTgtgacaaagaaaatatattgtgtttattttttggacacttCTGCTTAGATTATAAGCATCTCATACACTAAACACATAAGCCTCGTTTAAACAATTTTACTGCATACTTCCCACCTAGCTACAAGAGCTGTATTGGCAGTTAAAACTTTTTAGCATGGCAGTAACGTTTCTTAATGGCCATGCAAGACATTTTCTGCAACTCTAAGACAAGTACCACACAACACTGATATACCAATACACAAATCAATGACTGCAAGACCAAACTGCCCATAATCAATTTTCAGATATTCTTTTCAGTGCTGATGGTCTAAACATCAATAGTGGAAACAACAAATTTGAACTTATTCTGAAGGCCTATTTTTAATTACTTCAGCAAATAAGCTGCACCTACCTCTGCACCACCTCATCATCTGTTCTGGACCCATCTCTGCTCTTTCCCAGGTCGTCCTCAACTGTGCCATCCACATCCACTTCATCCTCAGCCCTTACAGCAGCTGCCACGGAACAGATATggttacatttttgtcacacaTGTCGTACCATACCTCTGCGTCGGTTGTAACGGTTGACACTGatcatttaaaagacaaaattagcTTGAAAGTCCGATTGACTGCGATAGAATGGATGTCTTTCTGTAAAATGAATTGTGTTGCTAATAGAAACTTCTAGAAGAACCGTTACGAATCACAATAGTGCTTATTGTGacactttaataaaaattaacGCATATCTGCCCTAGGATTTCCCTGTCTCCATAGCAGCCAACGTGCGGCTTCATTCCCATAGCCAGAAACTTCTGGAAAGGCAACAAGGAATAAACCGTTTTGAAGGtttaatattcatatttatgcataaagaaaataagagtTGTTATGAATGAGCACGAGGTGGAAAAGCACAAAGACAAGTTTCCATTAGCCTTGCTTCAGCTAAAGTAGCTATAAAAATTAAGAACAGCAAGTGAgccacaatgacaaaaaaaaaaacaacttcccaCTACTCACCGAAGGCTAGGAGTGTGAAAAGCAGCCCTACCACCCAAACTcgtttcattttgaaataaagctcTACTGATGCCGTGAGTGCTAAGCTCCTGAGACAAAAGGCAGGAGAAACAGCGCAGGAAGCTCTGTCTTTACAGCAGTTGCAGTGCGGCTACTTCTTCGACTGAGTGAGCGTGCCCAGTCCGTTAAACCCACCACCGTCGACCAATGGCTGCGCACCACGCACAACATTGGACCAATCACTGCCAAGCATATGGCACATGCGGTCCAATCAGATCCCTCAACATAAGTACATGACGGAAAATCGTGGCTAGACACCATTGGCCAAGAGTGAATATTCAGCACATCACTACCAAAAATTAAGGTtgtattttacatgaaaatcTACGTTAGTTAAAGATTGATTCGTTGAACAATATCACAGTGAAAAAATGCACTAGCGTGcaatttttcaaatgttatttttttcagatgactgaaaaaaaacGATGTCTCTTTTTTGTTCATGGCTTAACTGCCAATATcattgcatatatatatatatatatatatatatatatatatatatgtgtgtgtgtgtgtgtgtgtgtgtgtgtgtgttaactaTGGGGTGTTTGTGTGAATTATAATCCCATAATTAGGTGATAGCAGTTATGCAAATATGAAAGATGAATATGTCTTCTTTATAGAGATGGCAGCTTATTTGATCTGTACTAAATGGGAATCTCCAAGGATTGCGTTGCCTGTTCTCTAAAGTTTAGTGGTGCTCAGCGACAGACATAAAACTTATCCAGGGTTTGGCTCTGGGCTCTACATTTTTGGTTTCAATTTTGGAGAATATACAAGTAGATGCATGAATGAATcaggatttgttttattttaagagcaCTACTTGTCTTATTCCACCAGATGGCAGTGTTTAGTTAGTAAGTAAATAATACGGTTGTCACCTCTAATGAAGAATGTTTATGATAAATAGATGTGCCAGATGTGTATGTTGTCGTGTTTCATGCCCCAAGGGTGTATCTGATTATCTGAGCATCATATTAGGCTGCACttcttaaaaaacatatttatctgtGTGGCCTCAAGATGAATGTAATTAAAATACCAGATTTGATAATAAATCAGTTTCATTTATAAATTGTCATTTCTGACTTAACACAATACTGATTTTCAGAACACGTGAAAATCTACAGAAAAGTGACTATGTGTAGTCATTTCAGAGCTTGACATTTTTCAGCAAATGCAAAGCTCATTGTGACATTTGTATTAAAATGACCATGTAAGAAAATTATTCTGTTCTCTGTTGCCGTTTAAACATGTTCAGGATTGCACAAGAGAGTAATCTTTCCCAGCAATGCGTAAATTAAAAACTGTCATGTTAGAAATACCATTGCATAAAATTTGTATACagctttgttaaaaataatgaccCCAGTTTGGGGTGTTCTTATCAGTCCAGTTGGGGATTAACTATGGACTAATCAAGCCCTGAGATGATTTTAGACAACAGAGTTGACATTGACATATCAATGCATTTATCAATACAttgataaatgtattaaaatgacaTCACCCAATGTTAAAACTCTCAGATAGAAGATGGAAAATAATAACCCATAATTGGATTTCTAAAAAGTAATATTTGGGTGAACATGAGTGATTGTTGTCTTTTTAGTTAATTTTCCATACCTGAATCGGGCACCTAACCCTGGGGTAATCAGAATTGAGGTAGGGTATGCCCTAAGTTGGTGTTCAGGAAATAAGCAGTTTTTGCTAGTCGGTCATAACAATTATCTGTAATCTATCGAAAAGgtaaagcagaaagtaaaagTTGCATATTTACACCTGCACAAAATTTATGTAGTTTATTAATATGACACTTTTGCCTTTGGACTGTTGGAGGAACCACCAGGACAAGCGCAGTGggctttttactttttacttataTGTGTTCAAATAGTGATAGTAAAGTATAGAAACGTTTGTGACATGAACACTGAAACTGTACTGTACACTACTATATTAAATCACAATTCAAACAAAGCTTGAATATTTTTCGATATCTGTATGTAGTTTTCTGGGTTTCATTTTAGATTATTATctctttttaattaattcagagcgggattttttatatatatgttttccTCAGTcgtgactttaaaaaaaaatattatattgtcATAAAAAGGATGGTAAATGtattattgatattattattttttttacatctattaa contains:
- the hsp90b1 gene encoding endoplasmin, whose product is MKRVWVVGLLFTLLAFAAVRAEDEVDVDGTVEDDLGKSRDGSRTDDEVVQREEEAIQLDGLNASQIKELREKSEKHAFQAEVNRMMKLIINSLYKNKEIFLRELISNASDALDKIRLLSLTDESALAANEELTIKIKSDKEKNMLHITDTGIGMTKDELVRNLGTIAKSGTSEFLNKMTEMQTEGQSTSELIGQFGVGFYSAFLVADKVVVTSKHNNDTQHIWESDSNQFSVIEDPREDTLGRGTTITLVLKEEASDFLELETIKNLVKKYSQFINFPIYVWASKTETVEEPIDDDAEAEETEKETSEDEAEVEEEEEDKDKPKTKKVEKTVWDWELMNDIKPIWQRLAKEVEEDEYKAFYKTFSKDSDDPLAHIHFTAEGEVTFKSILFIPTSAPRGLFDEYGSKKNDYIKLFVRRVFITDDFNDMMPKYLNFVKGVVDSDDLPLNVSRETLQQHKLLKVIRKKLVRKTLDMIKKIADDQYNEKFWKEFGTNVKLGVIEDHSNRTRLAKLLRFQTSNSDTVLSSLEQYVERMKEKQDKIYFMAGTSRKEAESSPFVERLLKKGYEVIYLTEPVDEYCIQALPEFDGKRFQNVAKEGVKFEESEKAKEKREALEKEFEPLTTWLKDKALKDKIEKAVLSQRLTNSPCALVASQYGWSGNMERIMKAQAYQTGKDISTNYYASQKKTLEINPKHPLVKQMLNRVNADAEDQTASDLAVVLFETATLRSGYQLADTKAYGDRIERMLRLSMNVALDEQVEEEPEEEPEEPAEEESEDKDEEAIDDDDDETAEPKDEL